GCGCTAGCGTGTCAGAGACCCCCACGCAAGAAATTCGCCCGGATTGCTGCAGTGCAACGGGCCTCTAGAAGACGGGATGCGACGACGCGATGAGCGGCGATCTGAAGTTGAACAAGATTTTCGGTGCGGGCCTGGCGACGGCGTTCGCGATCCTGATGGTCCAGCAGGTGTCCCAGGCGGTCTATACGACCGAGACACCGGAAAAGGCCGGCTACTTCGTCAACGCGCCGGAAGAAGCCGCCGCCGGGGCCGAGGAAGTCGAACTGATGCCGGATTGGGGCACCGTCCTGCCGGTCGCCGACCTGGCTGCCGGCGAGGCCGCCTTCGCGCGCTGCCAGGGCTGCCACAACGTGGCCCAGGGCGGCGCGAACGGCACGGGCCCGAACCTGTACGGCGTGGTCGGTGGTCCGGTCATGCATGCCGCGGGCTTCGCCTATTCGGACGCCATGGCGGCGCACAAGGCCGAGGCCCCGACCTGGGGTTATGACGAGCTGGATCAGTTCCTCCTCGCCCCGGCCAAATATGTTCCGGGCACCAAGATGTCGTTCGCCGGTCTGCGGGACACGGAAGCGCGCGTGAACCTGATCGCCTATCTGCGCAGCCAAGGCTCGGGCGGTTATGCGATCCCCGCGCCCGATCCGACCCGTCAACCCGGTGCCGCCGCGCCGGCCGAGGGGGCCGCCCCCGCCGCCGACGGCGCCGCCGCCGTCCAGGGCGAAGGCGCCGCCGCCCCGACGGATGGCACCGTGGGCACGGCTCCGGTCCAGGAAGCCCCGGCCGCTCCGCCTGCGGCGGACAGCCCGGCTCCGCCGAACGCCTGATCGGCGGTCTCGGACAGACTTCGGACAGGCGGCCTTCGGGCCGCCTGTTTGCGTTCAGGGGGTCAGGCGGCGGAAGACGGCCGGCTGGAAGCCGTCGGCCAGATACCGGGCGTCCGCCTCGGCGAAGGCCTCGACCACCACCGCGCCGTGATGGCCGGTGGCGTGCAGGACGCGCGCC
This DNA window, taken from Brevundimonas subvibrioides ATCC 15264, encodes the following:
- a CDS encoding c-type cytochrome, which gives rise to MNKIFGAGLATAFAILMVQQVSQAVYTTETPEKAGYFVNAPEEAAAGAEEVELMPDWGTVLPVADLAAGEAAFARCQGCHNVAQGGANGTGPNLYGVVGGPVMHAAGFAYSDAMAAHKAEAPTWGYDELDQFLLAPAKYVPGTKMSFAGLRDTEARVNLIAYLRSQGSGGYAIPAPDPTRQPGAAAPAEGAAPAADGAAAVQGEGAAAPTDGTVGTAPVQEAPAAPPAADSPAPPNA